In Metopolophium dirhodum isolate CAU chromosome 9, ASM1992520v1, whole genome shotgun sequence, the genomic window CCTTATCTAATAGATCAGTTGAGGCATCATTAAAGATAGATCTGTTGACAACACCATATTTCACATTCATTAATCCTCcagcaataataaaatagttatgatCATGTTGAGTGGTGTTGACATTTTGTTTCCTATAACTTGTGTCCATAAAATCacctaaaaacatataatataaattgtatatttatattttgtatggttaCCATTACATTTGGTGggtaattatgttaaataatatgacaataaaataactcCCAAAATGCAGCATAATGTTTGTTTTTGGttaattaactagttaagttttgtttaccatttaaataattatttaacatattatcattGCACACATTGGTATcataatcattaatattgtatatgtcCATTGGTTCttccattttttcatttttgcctTAAAGTATACGTaagaaaacatataatattaaaaaaatttaactaaaaaatgacaaatttttaataaatattatatgaaataatatttgtataggtaagcttttagatatttattttattaagttagaaATACATGCcactattatataactattattat contains:
- the LOC132952510 gene encoding uncharacterized protein LOC132952510 → MEEPMDIYNINDYDTNVCNDNMLNNYLNGDFMDTSYRKQNVNTTQHDHNYFIIAGGLMNVKYGVVNRSIFNDASTDLLDKDLSLPTFDQPEKTSITITNVPESDSTNHSIAVRDIKLPTKIKTCG